The window CGTCATCGTATGCCTTGGCGGTGACGGCTTCCTGCTCTCAACCATGCATGACTATCATCACACACGCCTCCCCATTTACGGAATGAATCGCGGAACCGTTGGATTCCTGCTCAACAGCTACACTGAAAACGGTCTCATCGCTCGCCTCAACCTGGCCCATGGAGTCGTACTCAATCCCTTGCGCATGGTCGCCACGGATATCGACGGACACAAGCTCTCAGCACTGGCCTTCAACGAGGTCGCGCTGCACCGCTACTCCCAGCAGTCCGCACACATTCGTGTTTCCATCAACGGACAACAGCGACTGGAGAATCTCGTATGTGACGGCATCATGGTCGCCACCCCGGCAGGTTCCACCGCCTACAATCTTTCCGCACGCGGGCCCATCATCCCGGTCGGGTCCAATGTCCTCGCGCTAACCCCGGTTTCCCCATTCCGTCCCCGCCGCTGGAATGGCGCTCTCCTGCCCCACTCCGTCACCGTGGAGTTCGACATCATTGATCCATTCAAGCGCCCGGTGGGAGCTTCTGCCGACTCGTTTGAAGTCCGCGATGTCAGCCACGTCAGCATTCAGGAAGACCATTCCGAATGCGCGACCATTCTATTCGACCCAGACCACTGCCTGGAAGAACGCATTTTCAGCGAACAGTTCGTGAACTAGCTCTCACACACTTGAGGGCCTTTCTTATGATTTGCTATTGCACGCACTCCGATATAGACATATCCTATCTCAAAAGGAGACAGGATAGACAATGCAAATACTTATTACACTTTCTTCCACTGATCCTGAAATCAAGTGGAATGCAGTTCGATATGGTAACTTCCTGCTCAACGCAGGCGAAGAGGTCACCATATTCCTTAATGGTCCGGCCGTGAACCTGTTGGAAGGCGACAGCCCAGACTTCCCCATCGCCGAACAGGCAAAGATTTTCACACTCAGCGAGGGCTTGCTACACGCCTGAGGCAAATGTATGGGCATCCACGGTGTGGATGATAACGACGTATTCAAGCTGTCCAACATGCAATTCCTCTATGAGGAGATGACTAAAGCGGACAAGATCATGAACTTTTAACCGACCTTTTCTTAAAACACTGCGCAATCACCACTACTATAATCGGTTAAAATCAGACAGTTTCAACAATCTGATATAAAAGACTTTTGATTCAAACAACACTCAAAAGAAAGGCCCGACCTGCATATGCAGGCCGGGCCTTTTACTTTACGCATTCCACCCATCAGCCCATGAGTGCAACCGCATGGGAGACTAATTCCCCGACAGTCACATCCACCAGCTGGTTATCCCGGAATGTCCGGATTTCCGTGCCGTCCGACGCAAGTCCCTCCAGCTTGTCGAGAACTCCGTCAGCCTTGAGGATACCCAGGGTCCAAGCCGCATAGGCTCGGTTGTAAGGGTCTTCTTCCTCCAAGGCCGCTACAAGAAAACGTTCACTGTGACGGACGTATTCAGGACGCTCACTTGCCAGCCGGGCCAAGGCCCAGAAAACATCACGTCGCAACTCTGGATGGTCAAGGAAGTTCCCATCACACTTTTCATCGCAGAAGATGTACGAAGCGAGAATCTTGTGAAACTCCTTGGCGACCTTCTCATTATGAACCATGGCCTCAGCCATGAAATGCGGAATACCCCATCCAAGGTTGCCAGACTCTTCATTCATGTACCACATGCACGTACGCATGAGCACGCGAGTCTGCTCCATGGAGGCTTCGGCCATGCGCCCGGCAGTCAAGCCAAAGGCGGTCACAGTCCTCCAGCGAACTTCCTCATCCTTATCCAATCGTAAAGAGAGCAGCGGCGGCACCAATTCCTTGGGCGCCCACGCCTCCAATTCAGTCAAACGGTTTTGCCAATCAGGATCGGCAAGGATGGCACGGACATCTTTTTTCAGTCGGCGAAATCGAGACATGGGGAACTCCAGTGGTTATCTCGTGCAATCATAGCAAATAAAAAGGGGACTGCCCATTGGCAGTCCCCCTTAATATAACCACGTTGCGCCTAAGCGCAATAGGAATAATTCCTATCTAGTGAGATTCCACTTCCTTCTTGAAAGCTTCCTCTACATCAAAGCCGAATTCTTCAGCCTTGGCGATGCACTTCTTGGCGTCTTCCCACTCCTCGAAGTGAGCGTCCACGATGGCTTTGTTGTTCCATGCGGGGCCGAAGTTGGGCACCTTGTCAAGGATCTGCTTGAGCAGCTTATCAGCTTCTTCGTAGTCACCAATGGTGATGTGGTAAGAAGTCATGGTAGCCTGGGCCTGAATAAAGTCGTGATCCAGCTTCAAGGCCTTCTTGAGGGCCTTGTGAGCCTTATCGACTTCGCCCTGCTGCAAGTAGATAAAGCCGATGTTGCCCCAGGGCACAGCAAAAAACGGACGTTCCTTGGAAGCCTGGATGTTGTAGTTCAGGCAGCCTTCCAGATCGCCACGCTGCATGGCAATGCCACCCAGCTGGACATAAGCTTCAGCCATCTTCGGAGAGTTGGCTACAGCTTCCAGAAATTCGCGCTCGGCTTCCATGAAGTCACGGCGGGACAGGTAGGCCACGCCCAGGTTGTAGTGGGTGTTGCCGCACTGCGGATTCTTCTGCAGTTTGCCTTTCAGATCAGCGATGTAATCATCAATATTATCGAATTGTTCCATGGCGTCCTATCCTTGTCTTGCAGGCAACTGGCACGCACACTATTTTGCGTCCCTGCAGCCTTGTATTCAAATGACTACGGCTTGATGCCGTGCTTCTTCAAATGTTCGTTGTACCAGAGGCAGTATTCGAAAACGGGTCGAACCTTCTCAAAGTTCATCACCAACATGACGTTGAACTCGTTGACCGCGTCAATAAACTCCTGATTCTGAGCGTTCCCAGTCTCCCGGATGAACAACTGGGTCAACTGATCAGAAGTATAGCCAGATCGGTCCTGACGAAGATCGATGGGGTCAAACGGAGCCGCAAACGGGTCCCAGTTTTCATAGCCCACGCGGTCCACGAACT of the Pseudodesulfovibrio sp. zrk46 genome contains:
- a CDS encoding NAD kinase, translating into MNTKYEKIACVASESPAAQEALAALSKRYDCVPVKEADVIVCLGGDGFLLSTMHDYHHTRLPIYGMNRGTVGFLLNSYTENGLIARLNLAHGVVLNPLRMVATDIDGHKLSALAFNEVALHRYSQQSAHIRVSINGQQRLENLVCDGIMVATPAGSTAYNLSARGPIIPVGSNVLALTPVSPFRPRRWNGALLPHSVTVEFDIIDPFKRPVGASADSFEVRDVSHVSIQEDHSECATILFDPDHCLEERIFSEQFVN
- a CDS encoding DsrE family protein, which produces MQILITLSSTDPEIKWNAVRYGNFLLNAGEEVTIFLNGPAVNLLEGDSPDFPIAEQAKIFTLSEGLLHAUGKCMGIHGVDDNDVFKLSNMQFLYEEMTKADKIMNF
- a CDS encoding DVU0298 family protein, whose product is MSRFRRLKKDVRAILADPDWQNRLTELEAWAPKELVPPLLSLRLDKDEEVRWRTVTAFGLTAGRMAEASMEQTRVLMRTCMWYMNEESGNLGWGIPHFMAEAMVHNEKVAKEFHKILASYIFCDEKCDGNFLDHPELRRDVFWALARLASERPEYVRHSERFLVAALEEEDPYNRAYAAWTLGILKADGVLDKLEGLASDGTEIRTFRDNQLVDVTVGELVSHAVALMG
- a CDS encoding tetratricopeptide repeat protein, with the protein product MEQFDNIDDYIADLKGKLQKNPQCGNTHYNLGVAYLSRRDFMEAEREFLEAVANSPKMAEAYVQLGGIAMQRGDLEGCLNYNIQASKERPFFAVPWGNIGFIYLQQGEVDKAHKALKKALKLDHDFIQAQATMTSYHITIGDYEEADKLLKQILDKVPNFGPAWNNKAIVDAHFEEWEDAKKCIAKAEEFGFDVEEAFKKEVESH